ACCTGGCCAATCAGGTGGCCGAACAGCTGATCGAGCACTTCGGCGACAAGGTCTACCGCACCATCGTCCCGCGCAACGTGCGCCTGGCCGAGGCGCCGAGCCATGGCATGCCGGTGCTGCGCTACGACAAGGCCTCGCGCGGGGCGCTGGCCTACCTCGCCCTGGCCGGTGAGATGGTGCGCCGGGATCAGGAACGCCGTACCGGGGGTGCCGCGCAGACCGCGGCGGCCTCCACGCACTGACAGGAATCGCAACAGGCATGGCAACGAAGAAACGGGGACTGGGACGCGGACTGGATGCGCTGCTGGGCAGCAGCGCCAAGGGGGCCGCGACGAAGCGCAAGCCGCCCACGGCGGCCCCGGACGAAGCGGCCGGGACGCCCCAGGCGCCTGAGCGCGAGGGCCTGCGCGAATTGCCGGTGGATCTGATTCAGCGCGGCAAGTACCAGCCCCGCCAGGACATGCATACCGAGAGCCTGCAGGATCTGGCCGACTCCATCCGTGCCCAGGGCGTGGTCCAACCCATCGTGGTACGCCCGATCGAGCACAGCGGGAATCAGACCCGCTACGAGATCATCGCCGGCGAGCGCCGCTGGCGCGCGGCCCAGCTGGCCGGCCTGCAGGAGATCCCGGCGGTGGTGCGCGAGGTGCCCGACCGTGCCGCCATCGCCATGGCGCTGATCGAGAATATCCAGCGCGAGAACCTCAACCCGATGGAGGAGGCGCGCGCCCTGCAGCGTCTGCTGCAGGAATTCGAGCTGACGCACCAGCAGGCCGCAGAGGCCGTGGGCCGGTCACGCACCTCGGTGACCAACCTCCTGCGCCTGCTCGAGCTGAACGAGGACGTGCGCCAGCTGGTCGAGGCGGGCAAGCTGGAGATGGGCCATGCCCGCGCCCTGCTCGGCGTCAGTGGCACGATCCAGAGCGAACTGGCCCGGGCTGTAACCAGCCGCGGCCTGTCGGTGCGCGAGACCGAGCGCCTGGTCAAGCGCCAGCAGACCGAGCCGGCACACGGCGGCCGCCCGGCGGCACCGGCGGCCGATCCCAATACGCGGCGCCTGGAACAGGACCTGGCCGAGCGCCTGGGCGCGGCAGTGAAACTCCAGGCCGGGCGCGGCGGCAAGGGCAAGCTGGTGATCAGTTTCAACAGCCTGGACGAACTCGACGGGATCCTCGATCACATCAAGTGACGGAGCGTCATCGGACGCCCCGTCATTGCGAGCAACGCGAAGCAATCTCCAACCGGATGAGCCTGCTGTACGAGATTGCTTCGCGTTGCTCGCAATGACAGCCAAAAAAATCAAATGCGATGGGCGCATAACGTATTTTTATCCGGCCATTGACCCCATCGGTCAGAATATCTATACTGCGCGCCCGTTCGGACGAGGTGCCGAGCAATCTCCATACGAAGTTACGATAGGTTA
This sequence is a window from Thiohalobacter thiocyanaticus. Protein-coding genes within it:
- a CDS encoding ParB/RepB/Spo0J family partition protein, producing the protein MATKKRGLGRGLDALLGSSAKGAATKRKPPTAAPDEAAGTPQAPEREGLRELPVDLIQRGKYQPRQDMHTESLQDLADSIRAQGVVQPIVVRPIEHSGNQTRYEIIAGERRWRAAQLAGLQEIPAVVREVPDRAAIAMALIENIQRENLNPMEEARALQRLLQEFELTHQQAAEAVGRSRTSVTNLLRLLELNEDVRQLVEAGKLEMGHARALLGVSGTIQSELARAVTSRGLSVRETERLVKRQQTEPAHGGRPAAPAADPNTRRLEQDLAERLGAAVKLQAGRGGKGKLVISFNSLDELDGILDHIK